In a single window of the Candidatus Binatia bacterium genome:
- the bioA gene encoding adenosylmethionine--8-amino-7-oxononanoate transaminase, which yields MTRFDPAELARWDHAHLWHPFTQMQEWLAEEPLIIASGEGAYLIDVSGTRYLDGVSSLWCNVHGHRHPELDRALREQAEQIAHSTLLGLASVPSIILAKRLADIAPRGLTRVFFSDAGATAVEIALKLALQYWQLRGETKRTRFAALTESYHGDTLGAVSVGYSETFHRFFKSALFPCHRLNPPHVYRWQRGMNEEDALQSALAEAAALLGSKGDEIAALVIEPLMQGAAGMWSQPAGYVRGLRQLTRQHGVLLICDEVATGFGRTGKMFAVEHEQVEPDLMCVGKGITGGYLPLAATFATEEIFQTFLAPYEEFKAFFHGHTYTGNALACAVALASLQVFENEGVLENVIRRSQQLRSKLESDFLPLRHVGDIRQLGLMVGIELVRNCDNRHPFAASDRVGVRTIMEARKRGIILRPLGNVIVLMPPLCITEDQVDFLSDVVRDSIIQVTEAP from the coding sequence GTGACCCGCTTCGACCCCGCCGAGCTGGCGCGATGGGACCACGCCCATCTGTGGCATCCGTTTACCCAGATGCAGGAGTGGCTGGCCGAGGAACCGCTGATCATTGCGAGCGGCGAAGGGGCGTACCTGATTGACGTCTCCGGCACGCGCTACCTGGATGGGGTGTCGTCACTCTGGTGCAACGTGCACGGGCATCGCCATCCCGAGCTGGACAGGGCTCTGCGCGAGCAGGCGGAGCAAATCGCGCACTCCACATTGCTGGGACTGGCGAGCGTGCCGTCGATCATCCTCGCCAAACGATTAGCCGATATCGCCCCACGCGGTTTGACTCGGGTGTTCTTTTCTGATGCTGGCGCGACGGCGGTGGAAATCGCGCTGAAGTTGGCGCTGCAGTACTGGCAACTCCGAGGAGAGACGAAACGGACGCGCTTTGCGGCCCTGACCGAGTCATACCACGGCGATACACTCGGCGCCGTCAGCGTGGGGTACTCGGAGACCTTCCACCGCTTTTTCAAGTCCGCGCTCTTCCCCTGCCATCGGCTGAATCCACCCCACGTCTACCGCTGGCAGCGTGGGATGAATGAAGAGGATGCGCTGCAAAGCGCACTGGCGGAGGCTGCGGCGCTCTTGGGAAGCAAAGGCGACGAAATTGCCGCCCTTGTCATCGAGCCGCTGATGCAGGGTGCCGCCGGCATGTGGTCGCAGCCCGCTGGCTACGTACGGGGGCTGCGCCAGCTGACCCGCCAGCATGGTGTCTTGCTGATCTGCGACGAGGTCGCCACCGGGTTTGGCCGGACGGGGAAGATGTTCGCTGTTGAACACGAACAGGTCGAACCGGATCTCATGTGTGTCGGCAAGGGCATCACTGGCGGGTATCTTCCCCTGGCCGCGACCTTCGCTACGGAAGAGATCTTCCAGACCTTCCTCGCGCCATACGAAGAGTTCAAGGCCTTCTTTCACGGCCATACTTACACCGGTAATGCACTTGCTTGCGCGGTGGCACTCGCTAGTTTGCAGGTTTTTGAGAACGAAGGGGTGCTCGAGAATGTGATTCGGCGCAGCCAGCAACTGCGCAGCAAACTTGAGAGTGACTTCCTGCCGTTACGCCATGTCGGTGATATACGACAGCTAGGACTAATGGTTGGTATCGAATTGGTACGAAATTGTGACAATCGACATCCGTTTGCGGCATCAGATCGTGTCGGCGTGCGCACCATCATGGAAGCTCGAAAACGGGGCATCATTCTGCGGCCGCTCGGCAACGTAATTGTGTTGATGCCGCCGCTTTGCATCACCGAAGACCAGGTGGATTTCCTCAGCGATGTAGTCCGTGATTCGATCATCCAGGTTACAGAAGCGCCATGA
- a CDS encoding glycosyltransferase family 39 protein — MQTTHAPLTSSTPVRWRGLRILLLVAALASAAAGQYWLSIRHVALWSAPAWMAALVCFILLYILGRDARELPSPNDGAGSRYAQWGWLALVLAVGVFFTVFRLNQFPPGLNHDAAYEGLYAIRILNGLPYTPYTPEAWGRETFTFYLRALSVLLLGPTRLAVTLPSTVAGIFILPFFFVWARKMFGARFGLMATLLLGVSGWHLVFSRTGWRSDFQPLFMTITCCFFIRGMDTGRALDFALSGIGLAAALNTYNGARLFPLLFPLWLVAVLLQSWHWRGFLRQYWHGLLSMAVAFGIAVAPLAWYAVHNWEVFQGRAHALAGASTLVGALKVTALLFNYRGNGDDFFIDTPALEYPAAIFLAFGILWGLARIRDERVQFVLLGLVINAAPGLVSKPNMNRDIGTMPFVYFFAALGAMFFATQIRRLIPRVGHVLALAFLVVAGASALQATFAQYLGQHRRAVWGYYPETTVLGNYIKTLVPQYNIWVGGANFPRDALTYLSYTGQVDPMQRNYTWLDDVTVLLQMSPGLAASKGLAFVLATNEEPSRTVLRQLEQRYPQHQVVDVRYPEENGPVFARALLVSPETATETPAPATAPKPAEPPTPIGQVHQPRGVAATGNGHVFVCDFGNNRIQEFGRDLNPVRQWGGSGQTPGRFNQPCGVAVDPAGQVFVADTWNHRVQVFSAEGNFVRAMAADFYGPRGIAADANGSVFVADTGNNRIVRLSATGQKEKEWGGKGSEPGRFLEPVGLAVDGTGQVYVCDNGNGRLQTFTRDGELLSQFPVPGWQSGVYSEPYVTLDPRGNIWVTVPSAKEVRSYDRAGKLLRTITGQGTGGVTFDTPIGIAYSTAARELIVADLADRVVRIPDSR, encoded by the coding sequence ATGCAAACGACTCATGCGCCGCTGACGTCGTCCACGCCAGTCAGGTGGCGAGGGCTGCGGATACTGCTGCTCGTGGCCGCGCTGGCGAGCGCCGCCGCAGGCCAGTATTGGCTCAGCATCCGGCACGTCGCGCTCTGGTCAGCGCCAGCATGGATGGCCGCGCTGGTCTGCTTCATCCTTCTGTACATCCTCGGACGCGATGCTCGTGAACTCCCTTCTCCGAACGACGGTGCGGGCTCACGGTATGCGCAGTGGGGTTGGCTAGCGCTGGTGCTGGCTGTCGGCGTCTTCTTCACCGTCTTTCGCCTCAATCAGTTCCCGCCGGGGTTGAATCACGACGCCGCCTACGAGGGCTTGTACGCCATCCGTATTCTCAACGGACTGCCCTATACGCCGTACACTCCAGAGGCCTGGGGTCGAGAAACGTTCACCTTCTATCTCCGGGCACTCAGCGTGCTGCTCCTCGGCCCGACGCGGCTGGCGGTCACGCTGCCGTCGACGGTGGCCGGCATCTTCATTCTGCCCTTCTTCTTCGTCTGGGCACGCAAGATGTTCGGCGCACGCTTCGGCCTGATGGCGACGCTCCTCCTCGGCGTCTCGGGTTGGCACCTGGTCTTCAGCCGCACCGGCTGGCGTTCCGATTTCCAGCCGCTGTTCATGACCATCACCTGTTGTTTTTTCATACGCGGCATGGACACCGGTCGTGCGCTGGATTTCGCCCTCAGTGGAATCGGCTTGGCCGCGGCCTTGAACACCTACAACGGCGCGCGTCTCTTCCCGCTGCTTTTCCCGCTCTGGCTCGTTGCCGTCCTGCTGCAGTCCTGGCACTGGCGCGGATTCCTCCGCCAGTACTGGCACGGTCTGCTGTCCATGGCGGTGGCCTTCGGCATCGCCGTGGCGCCGTTGGCCTGGTACGCGGTACATAATTGGGAGGTCTTCCAGGGCCGGGCGCACGCGTTGGCGGGCGCCAGCACGCTGGTTGGAGCCCTCAAGGTTACGGCGCTGCTGTTCAACTACCGGGGAAATGGCGATGACTTTTTCATCGATACGCCGGCGCTTGAATACCCCGCCGCGATATTCCTGGCCTTTGGCATCTTGTGGGGCCTCGCCCGGATCCGCGACGAGCGCGTGCAGTTTGTCTTGCTGGGACTGGTGATCAACGCTGCCCCCGGCCTGGTGAGCAAGCCGAATATGAACCGGGACATCGGCACGATGCCGTTCGTCTACTTCTTCGCCGCCTTGGGAGCCATGTTCTTCGCCACGCAGATCAGGCGGCTCATCCCTCGCGTGGGCCATGTGCTGGCCTTGGCGTTCCTGGTGGTCGCCGGCGCTTCGGCACTGCAAGCGACGTTTGCACAGTACCTGGGTCAGCACCGGCGGGCCGTATGGGGCTACTACCCCGAGACCACCGTGCTCGGAAACTACATCAAGACACTGGTACCGCAGTACAACATCTGGGTCGGTGGCGCGAATTTTCCGCGCGACGCCTTGACCTATCTCTCGTACACCGGCCAAGTCGACCCGATGCAGCGCAACTACACCTGGCTGGATGATGTCACCGTGCTGTTGCAGATGAGCCCGGGGCTCGCGGCCAGCAAGGGACTGGCGTTCGTCTTGGCGACCAACGAGGAACCGAGCAGAACGGTCCTGCGCCAATTGGAGCAGCGCTATCCGCAGCACCAGGTAGTCGACGTACGTTACCCGGAAGAGAACGGCCCGGTCTTCGCCAGGGCGCTACTGGTAAGTCCCGAGACTGCGACCGAAACGCCGGCACCAGCGACCGCCCCAAAACCCGCAGAGCCGCCGACTCCCATCGGACAAGTACATCAGCCGCGCGGGGTAGCGGCGACCGGCAATGGCCATGTCTTCGTGTGCGACTTCGGCAACAACCGCATTCAGGAGTTCGGACGTGATCTGAACCCTGTGCGGCAATGGGGCGGCAGCGGCCAGACGCCCGGACGGTTCAACCAACCCTGTGGCGTGGCGGTGGATCCCGCTGGACAAGTCTTCGTCGCCGACACATGGAACCACCGTGTCCAGGTCTTCTCCGCGGAAGGCAATTTCGTGCGCGCGATGGCGGCGGATTTCTACGGACCGCGCGGCATCGCGGCGGACGCGAACGGCAGCGTATTCGTCGCCGACACGGGAAACAACCGGATCGTGCGCTTGTCGGCGACCGGCCAGAAGGAGAAGGAGTGGGGCGGTAAGGGCTCAGAGCCGGGACGGTTCCTGGAGCCGGTGGGCCTGGCGGTGGACGGCACTGGGCAGGTGTACGTGTGCGACAACGGCAATGGGCGGCTGCAGACTTTTACCCGCGACGGGGAATTGCTGAGTCAGTTCCCGGTGCCGGGATGGCAAAGCGGGGTGTATTCCGAACCCTACGTGACTCTCGATCCGCGCGGCAACATTTGGGTCACGGTGCCGAGCGCAAAAGAGGTCCGCAGCTATGACCGCGCTGGGAAGTTGTTGCGTACCATCACGGGACAGGGCACCGGTGGCGTGACCTTCGACACGCCGATAGGCATCGCGTACAGCACCGCCGCGCGCGAGTTGATCGTCGCCGACCTCGCCGACCGCGTGGTGCGCATCCCGGACAGCCGGTGA
- a CDS encoding carboxyl transferase domain-containing protein, which translates to MRRIETKVRLTDPGFEENRRYNESLAAELRARLLEVRAGGPEELRRRHKERGKLLARERIDALIDPDTPFLELSPLAAYGLYDNEAPGAGIVTGIGTVSGRQTVIVANDATVKGGTYFPMTVKKHLRAQEIALENRLPCVYLVDSGGAFLPLQAEIFPDREHFGRIFFNQARLSAAGMAQIAVVMGSCTAGGAYVPAMCDENVIVRGVGTIFLGGPPLVKAATGEEVSAEELGGGDVHTRISGVSDYLAANDQHAIEITRSIFENLGPAPPSVLDQQTPEEPAYEAREIYGILPCDARRQYDVREIIARLVDGSRLHEFKPLYGTTLVTGFARIHGYLVGLVANNGALFSESSLKGTHFIELCGQRKIPLIFLQNITGFMVGKKYEQGGIAKDGAKMVHAVSTVAVPKFTVIIGASNGAGNYGMCGRAYSPRLLCMWPGGRISVMGGEQAASTLLTVKLQQLASRQQTLTPAEQEAFMAPILAKYEREGSPYYSTGRLWDDGVLDPIDTRHVLGLALAAAAHGPIPDTRPGVFRM; encoded by the coding sequence ATGCGCCGGATTGAAACTAAGGTTCGCCTCACTGACCCGGGGTTCGAAGAGAACCGCCGCTACAACGAGTCGCTGGCTGCGGAGTTGCGTGCGCGGCTGCTCGAGGTGCGGGCCGGCGGACCGGAAGAGTTGCGGCGACGCCACAAAGAGCGCGGGAAACTGCTCGCCCGCGAACGTATCGACGCGCTGATCGACCCGGACACGCCGTTTCTGGAGCTGTCGCCGCTGGCGGCGTACGGCCTGTACGACAACGAAGCTCCTGGGGCCGGTATCGTCACGGGTATCGGCACCGTCAGTGGCCGGCAGACGGTGATTGTGGCGAACGATGCGACGGTCAAGGGCGGTACCTACTTCCCGATGACGGTGAAGAAGCACCTCCGCGCCCAAGAGATCGCGTTGGAGAACCGCCTGCCGTGTGTGTACCTGGTGGACTCGGGCGGTGCATTCCTGCCCCTGCAGGCGGAGATCTTCCCCGACCGCGAGCATTTCGGGCGGATCTTTTTCAATCAAGCGCGCCTCTCCGCTGCCGGCATGGCGCAGATCGCGGTCGTCATGGGCTCATGCACGGCTGGCGGGGCGTATGTGCCCGCCATGTGCGACGAAAACGTGATCGTGCGCGGTGTCGGTACGATTTTTCTGGGAGGACCGCCGCTGGTGAAGGCCGCCACCGGCGAAGAGGTGTCGGCGGAGGAGCTCGGCGGCGGTGATGTGCACACGCGCATCTCCGGGGTCTCCGATTATCTCGCCGCCAATGACCAACACGCCATCGAAATTACGCGCTCAATCTTTGAGAATCTGGGTCCGGCGCCACCCTCGGTGCTGGATCAGCAGACACCGGAGGAGCCTGCGTACGAAGCGCGCGAGATCTACGGCATCCTCCCATGCGATGCGAGAAGGCAGTACGACGTCCGCGAAATCATCGCGCGCCTGGTGGACGGCAGCCGACTGCATGAGTTCAAGCCGCTCTACGGCACCACGCTGGTCACCGGCTTTGCCCGTATCCACGGCTATCTGGTTGGCCTCGTCGCGAACAACGGTGCGCTGTTCTCCGAGTCCTCGCTCAAAGGGACGCACTTCATCGAGCTGTGCGGGCAACGGAAAATCCCCCTGATCTTTCTGCAGAACATCACCGGTTTCATGGTTGGAAAGAAGTACGAGCAAGGTGGCATCGCCAAGGATGGCGCGAAAATGGTGCACGCGGTCAGCACGGTGGCCGTGCCGAAGTTTACGGTGATCATCGGGGCCTCGAATGGTGCGGGCAATTACGGGATGTGCGGCCGTGCCTACAGCCCGCGCCTGCTGTGTATGTGGCCCGGCGGCCGCATATCGGTGATGGGAGGCGAACAGGCCGCCAGCACGCTGCTTACCGTCAAGCTGCAGCAGCTCGCCAGCAGGCAGCAGACACTGACGCCGGCGGAGCAAGAAGCGTTCATGGCGCCCATCCTCGCGAAGTACGAACGAGAAGGCAGTCCCTACTATTCGACCGGGCGGCTCTGGGATGACGGCGTGCTTGACCCCATCGACACCCGGCACGTCCTCGGCCTCGCCCTTGCGGCTGCCGCCCACGGCCCGATCCCCGATACGCGACCGGGCGTGTTCCGGATGTGA
- a CDS encoding acetyl-CoA carboxylase biotin carboxyl carrier protein subunit, protein MRISLRHKQHHVAVDVQSDGGAYRVGLDGAEHVVEAHYLDDATLFVVVDGRQYRVDLVRNGRDRLVAVDGEVYQFVSESGASAHRVATVASPEITAPMPGRVLEALVQPGQHIVAGDGLLILEAMKMENRLVAEATGTVSELRVSAGDMVEAGQVLVVLSYDSEVSQ, encoded by the coding sequence ATGCGGATCTCGCTCCGTCATAAGCAGCACCATGTCGCTGTCGACGTCCAGTCCGACGGTGGTGCCTATCGCGTCGGTCTGGATGGTGCCGAGCACGTGGTCGAAGCGCACTACCTGGATGATGCGACGCTCTTTGTCGTCGTCGACGGGCGGCAATACCGCGTCGACTTGGTGCGCAACGGCCGGGACCGGTTGGTCGCCGTCGATGGTGAGGTCTATCAGTTCGTGTCCGAGAGTGGCGCGTCGGCGCACCGGGTCGCGACGGTCGCGTCTCCCGAAATCACCGCCCCGATGCCGGGCCGAGTGCTCGAAGCCCTGGTGCAACCGGGCCAGCACATTGTGGCCGGCGACGGTTTGCTGATCCTGGAAGCGATGAAGATGGAGAACCGCCTGGTGGCCGAGGCCACCGGTACGGTCAGCGAGTTACGCGTCTCGGCGGGCGATATGGTCGAAGCAGGTCAGGTGCTCGTCGTGCTGTCCTACGACAGTGAGGTGTCGCAGTAG
- the bioD gene encoding dethiobiotin synthase, translated as MQFKGIFVTGTDTGVGKTTVSSGIAAALSWRGWTVGVYKPAETGCPPDFNDRPLTSDAGRLQFFSGCHSELKTICPYRLREPLAPLVAAEREAVIIDLDRLLWCYKTIASAHDVTLIEGAGGLLVPLTPTLTFADLAKRLDVPVLVVVGSRLGAINHALLTVRYAEAIGLRVLGYVVNFLSAESDEAARSNVDTLSRLLGPALGVVPHLGEISATAETRQRLAQVFSERLRIDGLLVPC; from the coding sequence TTGCAGTTTAAGGGTATCTTTGTAACCGGTACCGACACTGGGGTCGGTAAGACCACGGTGTCCAGCGGTATCGCAGCGGCTTTGAGCTGGAGGGGATGGACGGTAGGGGTGTACAAGCCGGCGGAAACCGGCTGCCCTCCCGACTTCAATGATCGGCCTCTTACGTCCGATGCCGGTCGTCTGCAATTCTTTTCAGGCTGCCACTCCGAACTGAAAACGATTTGCCCCTACCGCTTGCGTGAGCCGCTGGCCCCGTTGGTTGCTGCTGAGCGTGAAGCCGTGATCATCGATCTGGACCGTCTGCTGTGGTGTTACAAGACCATTGCGTCGGCGCACGATGTTACATTGATCGAGGGTGCGGGAGGGTTACTCGTGCCGCTGACGCCCACTCTGACTTTCGCTGACTTGGCCAAGCGTCTTGACGTTCCGGTCCTGGTGGTGGTTGGGTCACGGCTGGGTGCGATCAATCATGCCTTGTTGACCGTGCGTTACGCCGAAGCCATCGGCCTGCGCGTCCTGGGCTACGTGGTGAATTTCCTCAGCGCTGAGAGCGATGAAGCGGCTCGATCGAACGTGGATACCTTGAGCCGGCTGCTTGGTCCTGCCCTCGGCGTCGTGCCGCACCTGGGGGAGATCAGTGCCACAGCGGAGACTCGGCAGCGGCTGGCGCAGGTGTTTTCGGAGCGCCTGCGGATCGACGGTCTACTTGTTCCGTGCTGA
- the larC gene encoding nickel pincer cofactor biosynthesis protein LarC codes for MKVLYFDAFAGISGDMTVGALLALGLPLERLKSELAQFPLSGYSIAATPARVHGISATRFEVEVSPSGHPNRAFRDIRQMLERSGLQPAVKRGAQAIFTKLAEAEGRVHGVEPDAVEFHEIGAIDSIVDIVGTAIGMTWLGSERVYVSRLPLGSGVVPSQHGSLPVPAPATVELLRGFVTQPSDGDSELVTPTGAAIIASLALPEPAPELRIQASGYGAGKRSLRDRPNLLRAIVGESVAPTGRDDVIVIETNIDDYNPEFYEHVMDRLFEAGARDVYLTPVHMKKNRPGVLLTVLCTEGERERLSSIVLNETSTIGLRYYPARRLVLSRDTWEVSTPYGTVRVKIALSPDGHENMAPEYEDCRRLAREKTVPIRLVYQAALAAAQGSARNK; via the coding sequence ATGAAGGTTTTGTATTTCGACGCCTTCGCGGGCATCAGCGGCGACATGACCGTTGGCGCGTTGCTGGCGCTGGGGCTCCCGCTCGAGCGACTCAAGAGTGAGTTGGCGCAATTCCCCCTCAGTGGCTACTCCATCGCCGCCACGCCGGCGCGTGTTCACGGCATCTCGGCAACCAGGTTTGAAGTCGAGGTCTCGCCCAGCGGGCATCCCAACCGAGCCTTCCGTGACATTCGGCAGATGCTCGAACGCAGTGGGCTGCAGCCGGCGGTGAAGCGTGGCGCGCAGGCGATCTTCACCAAGCTGGCAGAAGCGGAGGGACGGGTGCACGGTGTCGAGCCCGATGCAGTCGAGTTCCACGAAATCGGTGCGATCGACTCGATTGTCGACATCGTCGGAACGGCGATCGGCATGACGTGGCTCGGCAGCGAACGGGTGTACGTCTCCCGGCTCCCCCTCGGCTCCGGCGTGGTGCCATCGCAGCACGGCTCACTGCCTGTGCCCGCCCCGGCAACGGTGGAACTGCTGCGCGGCTTCGTAACGCAACCCAGCGATGGCGACAGCGAACTGGTCACCCCTACTGGCGCCGCCATCATCGCAAGTCTGGCGCTCCCGGAGCCGGCCCCCGAGCTCCGTATTCAGGCCAGCGGATATGGAGCCGGGAAGCGCAGTTTGCGCGACAGGCCAAACCTCTTACGCGCCATCGTGGGCGAGAGCGTCGCGCCCACCGGGCGAGATGACGTCATCGTCATTGAAACCAATATCGACGACTACAATCCCGAATTCTACGAACACGTCATGGATCGGCTCTTCGAGGCCGGGGCGCGAGACGTCTATCTCACGCCAGTGCACATGAAAAAGAACCGGCCGGGCGTCCTGCTGACCGTCCTTTGCACCGAAGGCGAACGCGAACGGCTCTCGAGCATCGTGTTGAACGAAACGTCCACCATCGGTCTGCGCTATTATCCGGCCCGACGACTCGTCCTGTCCCGAGACACCTGGGAAGTCAGTACTCCATACGGAACGGTACGGGTGAAAATTGCCCTGAGCCCAGACGGTCACGAGAACATGGCGCCGGAGTACGAAGATTGCAGACGGCTGGCGCGGGAGAAGACCGTTCCCATCAGGCTGGTCTATCAGGCTGCGCTGGCCGCCGCACAAGGCTCAGCACGGAACAAGTAG
- the accC gene encoding acetyl-CoA carboxylase biotin carboxylase subunit, with the protein MFHRVLIANRGEIAIRVMRACRETGIETVAIYSAADAQAPHVEHADTAVCVGAPPSAESYLNIPRIIEAARTTGADAVHPGYGFLAENASFARAVEEAGMVFIGPSPESIAMMGDKTLARRTVARAGVPVVPAEENPPQRSAQLVAAARRLGYPLIIKAAAGGGGKGMRIVRDETELLPAFSAAGREALGAFGDGRLFLERYLERPRHVEIQILADNSGTVVHLGERECSVQRRHQKIIEETPSPAVDPALRQQMTEAAVAVARCSGYRNAGTVEFLLDADGRFYFLEMNTRLQVEHPITEWVTGIDIVQAQLRLAAGEPLWLRQHDVGSRGHAIECRICAEDPSQQFLPSPGTIAHLREPSGPGIRVDSGIRAGYAVPMYYDPLLAKVSVWAENRDAARRRMLVALKDYVILGCTTDIPFLLEVLEHPAFVRGETHTHFIADHFPSWTGRELHRTIAAIAAAIDLLRSRPSTQAQPGASAACSPWTTLGSWRVGQG; encoded by the coding sequence ATGTTCCACAGAGTCCTCATTGCCAACCGCGGCGAGATCGCCATCCGCGTGATGCGTGCCTGCCGCGAGACCGGGATCGAAACCGTTGCCATCTATTCGGCGGCGGATGCGCAGGCGCCGCATGTCGAGCACGCGGATACGGCGGTCTGCGTCGGCGCACCACCCAGTGCCGAGAGCTATCTGAATATTCCACGCATCATCGAGGCCGCCCGCACGACGGGTGCGGATGCGGTGCATCCGGGCTACGGCTTTCTGGCGGAGAACGCGTCCTTCGCTCGAGCGGTCGAAGAGGCCGGTATGGTGTTCATCGGTCCGAGCCCGGAGTCGATCGCCATGATGGGTGACAAGACCCTGGCGCGCCGGACTGTCGCGCGCGCCGGTGTCCCGGTTGTGCCGGCAGAGGAGAATCCGCCGCAGCGCAGCGCCCAGCTGGTGGCAGCAGCCCGCCGTCTCGGCTACCCGTTGATCATCAAGGCCGCAGCGGGCGGCGGTGGCAAAGGCATGCGCATCGTTCGCGATGAAACCGAGTTGCTGCCAGCCTTCAGTGCTGCCGGGCGCGAGGCGCTTGGAGCGTTTGGGGATGGCCGGCTGTTTCTCGAGCGCTACCTCGAACGGCCACGACATGTGGAGATCCAGATTCTGGCCGACAATTCAGGCACCGTCGTCCATCTCGGGGAGCGCGAGTGCTCGGTTCAACGCCGCCACCAGAAGATCATTGAAGAAACTCCCTCGCCCGCCGTTGACCCCGCACTCCGACAGCAAATGACCGAAGCCGCCGTCGCGGTCGCCCGTTGCTCCGGCTATCGGAACGCCGGGACGGTCGAGTTCCTGCTCGATGCGGATGGGCGCTTCTATTTTCTCGAAATGAACACCCGCTTGCAGGTCGAGCATCCCATCACCGAGTGGGTCACCGGTATCGACATCGTGCAGGCGCAACTCCGGCTCGCCGCCGGCGAACCGCTGTGGTTGCGGCAGCACGACGTTGGCAGCCGCGGACACGCCATCGAATGCCGGATTTGCGCCGAGGACCCGTCGCAACAGTTCCTCCCCAGCCCGGGGACGATCGCACACCTGCGTGAGCCGAGTGGGCCGGGCATTCGCGTCGATTCGGGAATCAGGGCAGGGTACGCGGTGCCCATGTATTACGACCCGTTGCTCGCCAAAGTGTCAGTCTGGGCAGAGAATCGCGACGCGGCACGGCGGCGGATGCTCGTGGCGCTGAAGGATTACGTCATCCTCGGCTGCACCACCGATATTCCCTTCCTGCTCGAAGTTCTGGAACACCCCGCGTTCGTTCGCGGCGAGACGCACACCCATTTCATCGCCGACCATTTCCCCTCGTGGACTGGCCGGGAGCTTCATCGGACGATTGCCGCCATTGCCGCCGCCATCGATTTGCTCCGGAGCCGGCCATCCACACAGGCGCAGCCGGGAGCTTCAGCGGCCTGTTCGCCATGGACGACCCTTGGCAGTTGGCGTGTGGGGCAGGGGTAG
- a CDS encoding ImmA/IrrE family metallo-endopeptidase — protein MGKHVLDGQRNRDIAGVVNRLHHRLDFRFPPFRFEDFLRAFETYKIFEVDMPLGLDGRIFLTPDGEQKTIYLRKDNPRTRLRFTLAHEIMHAELHSRSGNLQNLTACRTSEHHRDGRRNVLEREADLGAATLLMPLSMIDRHLPYRIRREYRDSVVKDMARLFRVSETARRIQLKNYVAYPGEIVAP, from the coding sequence ATGGGGAAACACGTTCTGGACGGACAGCGCAACCGGGATATCGCCGGTGTGGTGAATCGCCTCCACCACCGGCTGGACTTTCGTTTTCCGCCGTTTCGCTTCGAAGATTTCCTTCGCGCGTTTGAGACCTACAAGATTTTCGAGGTCGACATGCCGCTGGGCCTCGATGGGCGAATCTTCTTGACCCCGGATGGCGAACAGAAGACCATCTACCTGCGCAAGGACAATCCACGCACCCGGCTGCGATTCACGTTGGCGCACGAGATCATGCACGCGGAACTGCATTCCCGCAGCGGCAACTTGCAAAACCTTACGGCCTGCCGGACCTCGGAGCACCACCGCGACGGGCGGCGTAACGTCTTAGAGCGCGAGGCTGATCTGGGTGCTGCAACCTTACTGATGCCGCTGTCGATGATCGATCGCCACCTACCCTATCGCATCAGGCGGGAGTATCGTGATTCCGTGGTCAAAGACATGGCACGTCTGTTTCGAGTCAGCGAAACCGCGAGGCGCATCCAACTGAAGAACTACGTCGCATACCCCGGGGAAATTGTCGCGCCTTAA